The DNA sequence TCGACTACCGGCTGCACGCCGGAGTTGCGGTCCAGTCCCTGAAGCACTGGACCTTCGAAGTCGATCACGAACTTCTTCGCTCCGGTCCGCGCCCGGCCACCCGGAAGGCTGGATGCACCTATCCAGATGTTGGTGGCATGCGCCGCGGTGCCGGCGGAAAGGTCGCGCGAGGTCCAGTGCAGGCGATAGCGCAGATCGCGCCGCTCACCCTTGCGGGCCGGCTTGTCGCTCAGCCAGAATGCGACGATATTGTCCGCCGTCTCGCTGTCTGTCGGCATTTCGTAGAGCATGACGGCGCCTTTGCCCCAGGCGCCCTGCGGCTCCACCCACAGGTTCGGCCGCCGGTCGTACCATACGCCGTCATCCTGGTAATCGGCGAAGTCCCGGTCTCTCTGGATGAGGCCGAAACCCTTGGGATCAGTGGCTGCGAAAGCGGCCGTGCGGGCGCCGGCGGGATTATACAGCGGCCGCCATATCCTTTCCCCGGTGCCGGACCAGAGGGCGAGGCCATCAGAATCATGCACTTCGGGCCGCCAATCGGTCGCCAGCGGGCGCTGCCCCTCGCCATACCAGAACATGCTGGTGGCGGGCGCGATGCCCAGCCGCTCGATGTCCTTGCGGAGGAACAGCGTGGCGGTGACGTCCTGCGTTGTGCCTTCCGCGCCCTTGCTGCTGTCGAAGGTGAAGGCGCCGGTAAGGCTCGGCCCGTCGAGCAGCGCATGGATTATGAAGCGGCTGGCAGACTTCCGCTCGATCCAGAATTCGGTGAAGGACGGGAATTCCTCCGGCCGCGGCAGCGCCGTGTCCACCGCCACGCCGCGGGCCGAAAGACCATATTGTTCCTGGCTTCCCGAAGCGCGGAAGTAGGATGCACCTTGATAGCTTAGCCAGTCGCTGCGCAGATCGGGCGCCATGATGCGGAAGCCCGCCGGATGCGTGGTGCCGCCCGAGAACAATCCGGCGAAGGATTGTACGGTGCGGGCGGTCCCACCCTCGACGACATGGATGACGACCGGTGCCGCTGCCAGGCTGGACACGGGCAGCAGCCGCACGAATTCGGCAATTCGCTCTGCCTCGCCATAGGCCAGCTTCCCGGCTGCGTCGTAGCTTTGTGCGACGTCCTCTGCGGCCGGGCGGGGCTGATAGGGACGCGCGGCAAGCGTGCGGGCGCGCCCGACAAGCTGCTCCCGCGAGAAGGGCTCGGGCGCGCCGAAGCGCGGGGCCTCGGCCCCCTGCGCCCACGCTTCGGCGGGAGCGACTATTGCAAGCGCTGAGACGCCGGCGATAAGGACACAGGCGTTCCGCCGCGAAAGCCGCCCGCCATACGCGCTCATTCCCACATTGTTCCCTTGCACTGCATAGCGCCTGTTACGCCCGATCTGCACCGGTGTTCCCTGTTTCCAACGGAACTGGTCGTCGGCGCCGTCGATTGAAGACCTCTACCGCAATCCCAAAATCACCCGGTCGCCGCGCTGAATGTTGCCGGCGCGGATCTCTCGCAGCGTCCCGTCGGTCATGCCCAGCTCGACCTGGACGCGCCGGGGGCTTCCGTCGCTATCCAGAACATAGACGGCGGTGCCTTCGCTGTCCGGTCTTTGCGCATCGGCGGCGCGGGCAAACGCCAGCGCCTTTTCGGGGATGGCGAGAACCCCCTGTCGCGGCGGAAGGACAAAATGTGCCTCGGCGGGAAGGCCGGGACGGAGCAGGCCGGCGCGGTTGGCCACGGTCAGGACGAAGCGGCGCGCAGGCGCGGCCCCCGGCTGCTCGGCCGGGGTGCCGGTCGGAAGGATGGTATCGACTTGTGCGGCGAAGCGGCCAGGCTGGCCGCGTACGGCCACGCCTACAGGGGAATTCGCGGCCAGCCTTTCGCCGCCCTGCGGTTCAGGTGCGACCTCGAGCCGGAGCCGCTCATAAGGCGCAGCAATCGTGAATAGTGGTGAGCCGGTCGCGCTGCCGCCGACGCGCTGCCCGGGCTGCGCGCTTCGGCTCTGAATCACGCCGGCGATGGGCGCGACTATTTCGGTGGCTGCCAGATCCCGTTCAGCGCGGACGATCTGATCATGTGCGGCGGCGAGTTCGACATTGGCCGCCTCCAGTTCGGTCGCGGCCCGTTCCACTGCCATGCGTGCACTCGTCATTTCCTCTGCGGAGGGCGCGAGTCCGTGAGAGCGTTCGCGCACGCTCTCGAACAGCGCGAGCTTCTGGCGGGCGGCGTTGAGTGCGGCTTGCGCGCGGCCTGCGGCCTGTTCCCGCTCATCCCGCAGAGCCCGGCCGCGGTCGAGCTCGCCCCGGGCCGCCTCGGCGTCCAGCATTGCGAGTACCTGCCCTCGAGCCACCCGAGCCCCCGGCGACACGAGAAGCCGGGCGACGACGCCTTCGCGGCTGGCGCCCACCGGCCGCACGATCATGGGCTGCAGGATGCCCGGTGCGCTGAGCGTCGGATGGAGATCGGCCATTTGCGCCAAGTCGGACTCGTAGAGAGCCGCGTGGCCGCCGGACACGAAGCGTGCGGCAAGAATTGCCAAGGCGAAGAGGCCGCCCAGCACCACCAGTACCAGAACCCAGCGCCTCCACCGCCCGCCCGGCGCGGAGCCGAGCAGGGCATCAACCTCCTGATCGTCCTGTACGGGATCAGTCATTCACCAGCCCGAGCCGTGTCGCGAGCCTCATCCGCCGCGGGCTCCGGCGGGACACCGAGCGCCAGGGAGAAGGCAACCGCCGCAGTCGCACGCTGCATTTGGGCATCGGCGAGGGCGTTGCGGGTGGCAAGCAATGCGCTTTCGGCACGTTCCAGCGAGGGGTAACTGGCTTCACCGCGCCGGTAGCTATCACGGGCCAAGGCCGCCACCTGCCCGGCGCTAATCTGGGCCTGCGTCAGCCGGTCCTCCCGCTCTGCCGCTTGCGTATAGCTCGCCCGGGCAGATTCCACATCGGCATAAGCCGTCAGCAGCGTTTGCCGATAGGCTTGCTCCGCTTCGACGGAGCGGCCGCCCAGGCCGCCTAGCAAGCCTTCACTGCCATAGCGGTCCGCCGCCTTGCGCAGATCATCCCGCTGCTCGGCAAGTTGGGACGGGCGTAGCCCGCCCCATTCGGCGCGACAGCTGGGGATCGGCGCTTCCGTCGCCAGTTCAGGTGCCACCTCGGCGGGCGTGCGGCCGATGAGAGCTGCGATGGTGGCCCGCGCTTGGTCGATTGCGGCCTGTTGCAGCGGCATGTCCGCCGCCGCCCGATCGCGAGCGGCCATCACCAGTGCGGCGTCCAGTGCCGGCACCAATTCTGCCTCGTGGCGGAACTGCGCGAGGCGCAGAAGATCATCCTGCGTGGTAATATAGTCCTGAAGATTGGCGATCTTTCGCTGCGCACCGCGCATGGCGAAATACGCATTTCCCAGTGCGGCGGCGCGCGCAT is a window from the Altererythrobacter sp. B11 genome containing:
- a CDS encoding glucan biosynthesis protein, which produces MSAYGGRLSRRNACVLIAGVSALAIVAPAEAWAQGAEAPRFGAPEPFSREQLVGRARTLAARPYQPRPAAEDVAQSYDAAGKLAYGEAERIAEFVRLLPVSSLAAAPVVIHVVEGGTARTVQSFAGLFSGGTTHPAGFRIMAPDLRSDWLSYQGASYFRASGSQEQYGLSARGVAVDTALPRPEEFPSFTEFWIERKSASRFIIHALLDGPSLTGAFTFDSSKGAEGTTQDVTATLFLRKDIERLGIAPATSMFWYGEGQRPLATDWRPEVHDSDGLALWSGTGERIWRPLYNPAGARTAAFAATDPKGFGLIQRDRDFADYQDDGVWYDRRPNLWVEPQGAWGKGAVMLYEMPTDSETADNIVAFWLSDKPARKGERRDLRYRLHWTSRDLSAGTAAHATNIWIGASSLPGGRARTGAKKFVIDFEGPVLQGLDRNSGVQPVVDLPTDALFEISAYPVLGTAARWRVVVDTKVEQGARKEFRLFLRRGDNALSETVIQPLEP
- a CDS encoding TolC family protein — translated: MITGRYLSRAAMLAALPLVAGCALAPKAPPPTLSQLGIADSYSWQSAGFLEASDAQASARWWRMCADPVLEGLIGQAIAAGPREGLYARAAALGNAYFAMRGAQRKIANLQDYITTQDDLLRLAQFRHEAELVPALDAALVMAARDRAAADMPLQQAAIDQARATIAALIGRTPAEVAPELATEAPIPSCRAEWGGLRPSQLAEQRDDLRKAADRYGSEGLLGGLGGRSVEAEQAYRQTLLTAYADVESARASYTQAAEREDRLTQAQISAGQVAALARDSYRRGEASYPSLERAESALLATRNALADAQMQRATAAVAFSLALGVPPEPAADEARDTARAGE
- a CDS encoding efflux RND transporter periplasmic adaptor subunit translates to MTDPVQDDQEVDALLGSAPGGRWRRWVLVLVVLGGLFALAILAARFVSGGHAALYESDLAQMADLHPTLSAPGILQPMIVRPVGASREGVVARLLVSPGARVARGQVLAMLDAEAARGELDRGRALRDEREQAAGRAQAALNAARQKLALFESVRERSHGLAPSAEEMTSARMAVERAATELEAANVELAAAHDQIVRAERDLAATEIVAPIAGVIQSRSAQPGQRVGGSATGSPLFTIAAPYERLRLEVAPEPQGGERLAANSPVGVAVRGQPGRFAAQVDTILPTGTPAEQPGAAPARRFVLTVANRAGLLRPGLPAEAHFVLPPRQGVLAIPEKALAFARAADAQRPDSEGTAVYVLDSDGSPRRVQVELGMTDGTLREIRAGNIQRGDRVILGLR